CGCGCTCTATGCCGATGGCACGAAGCCGGCTTTGAGCCGTCTTCGCCGATGTCGGTGACGATCGCTTGTCCAGTCGGTCGCTTCGCACCCGAAATCGAGGCCCGTCACGGGCCACATGTTTCTTCCGCCCCATGACATCGTCCCCCAGGCCGGTCAAGCGGCCCGTGAAGTCGGGTCATCTTCCGCACCAGCCCGGCTTTTGGCCGGGCCCGAGAAGATGCCCCGCCTTCCGCGCCACGCCACTTGACAGTCCCGATTGCCGCCGTGGGGCGGGCTTTCGCCCTCCCCCCTCTGTCCGGGGGAATGTCAGAGGCCATTCCCCCGGACAGACCGGGGAGGCTTCGCCCGACAGGACTCCCCTTCGGGAAACGGGAAGAATCAGGAGACAGACCATGAGCATTTACACCCAGACCGCCCGCTTCGATACCGGCCGCGCCATGACCGAGACCGAGATGCGCCAGATCGCGCCGTCCATCTTTGCCGTCAGCGCCCATGAGAGCCGGTCCGAACGCTTCAAGCCGATCCCGACCATTGAGGTTCTGCGCGGCCTCATGAAGGAGGGTTTCGTGCCCGTCGGCGCCAAGCAATCGAACAGCCGCATCGAGGGCAAGGCGGATTTTACCAAGCATCTTATTCGCATGCGACGGATCGACGATGGCAAGGTCTATAATGTCGGTGATACCGTCTGCGAAATCCTGCTGAAGAACGCCAATGACGGGACCAGTGCCTATGAACTGATGGCCGGGCTGTTCCGTGTCCGCTGCCTCAATTCTCTGGTCACCCAGACCGGCACGATCGATGCCATCAAGGTGCGCCATTCCGGCGACGTTCAGCACAAGGTTATCGAAGGCACCTACCGCGTGCTGGGCGAGGCCGAACGCACGCTTGCCGCTCCACAGGACTGGTCAACCCTTCGGCTCAATCGGGAGGAATCCAATATTCTCGCCGATGCCGCGCATGTGCTCCGGTTTGGCGACAGTGAAGGCGAGACGAAGACGCCGATCAAAGCCGAACAGCTGCTTCTTCCCAGACGGCATGATGACCGCACTGACGATCTTTGGACGGTTTGGAACGTGGTTCAGGAAAACGCCATTAAGGGCGGTTTGCGTGGCGTCGGCCGAGACGATCTCGGCAGGCCGCGCCGTTTGAAATCTCGCGCCGTCAACGGCATTGATCAGGATATCAAGTTAAACAAGGCGCTTTGGCTTCTGGGCGAACGGATGGCAGCGCTGAAGGCTTGAACCTTCCCGCGTAAGACGTCGTCGGTAACGGCGGCGCTTTGCCCTCCCCTCCCATAGCCGCCTGCGTGGTAGCTGTCCCTTGCCGCTATCGAAGCGGCGGGTCAGCTTCGAGGGGTGCCCCAAAGCCCCACCCCTCGCACTCCCTTCCCGCCCGTCGGCGCAAAATGGCTTGCCAGATTGCTTTTAAACCAAACCCTTGAATTTCAGTTATTGCAGTTAATTGCTGCGACCTCTATATTGACCGCACAGGAGATCAAGCTATGGCCAGCCACGTCGTGAAATTTGTCGGTCTGTCGGACCGTGACAGGAGACAAGTTGCGACCCTGCCGAAACTGGCGGCAGGCGATCGCATTGAACTGCATGTCCGACGCCGCGACGGGGTGGACCAAACATTGGCGCTGCCACTGGCTGCAGCCGTTGCCATCGAGACATTGATCAATCGGCTGTCGCGTGGGGAAAATGTCGCGCTCCTCACTGAGGATCAGGAGTTGAGCCCCTCAGATGCATCCGAAATTCTCGGGATTTCCCGACCTCTTGTGGTGCTGCGGATGGACCGGGGTGATCTACCCTTTCGCTATGTGGGCAAACACCGCCGCGCGTTGCTGAGAGACGTGTTAACGCTCAAATCCAAACTGGACACCCGTCAAAAGGCTCTTGAGGCGCTGGTAGACGATACAGAGGACTTGATCGGCACCCATGGCCTCTAAACCGCTTGTCGCGGTCCTTGATGCCTGCGTTCTCTATCCCTTCCATCTTCGCAACCTCCTACGACGTCGACTCATAAACTTTGGCACCATATTCTTGTTGCGACGAGCTTTACGGCGGCGAGGTAGTTTTCCGGGCGCTTGTCATATCGGGTTGCGATGCCTCGGAACTGCTTGATCCTGTTGAAGAACCGTTCCACGAGATTGCGTTGCCGATAGACCCAGCGCGAAAACACGAAAGAGCCCTTGCGATTACTCTTCGGCGGGATGTTGGCCCAGGCCTTTCGCTCGGCGGCCTTGGCCCGAATCGCATTCGTGTCATAACCCTTGTCGGCCAGCAGGATGTCCCCCTCGCCAAGCTCATCCGTCAGCGCGTCGGCTTCGGCACAATCGGCGATCTGTCCACCAGTCAGACGCAGATTGACGGGGCGACCTTCGGCATCGACGAGCGCGTGGATTTTGCTCGTAAGCCCGCCGCGGGAACGTCCCATGCCACCATCGTCTCCATCCCCTTTTTTCCCGTGGCCGCGTGCTGGTGAACGCGGACACAGGTCGAGTCGATCATGACGATGTCGCCATCGTAGGCCTTGGACACCGCTTCAAGAAGCCGATCCCATACCCCGGCTTTGCGCCAGCGGACGAAGCGGTTGTAACAGGTCGTCGGCGGGCCATAGCGTTCCGGAACTTCCGCCCAAGGCGAGCCCGTTCGAAACCGCCAGAGGATGCCATTCAATACCCGCCGATCATCAACGCGGGCAACACCGCGTGGCTTGTTGGGCAACAACGGCGATATGATCGACCATTCGTGGTCAGTCAGTTCGTAGCGACGACGCGTCATCAAATGCTTCCCTATTTCGAAGCCTTGAATCACGGCGGCCGATAAATGCCAAGAAATTTTATGAGTTTACGCTGTAGTTCAGGCCGCTTTCGACGGTCTTTTCGATGCGCACTGGTCCGACGACATTCACGCAGAGTGGATACGCAATCTCGCCGCAAACGCTCCGCATGTCACGGTGGATCGACTCGAGGTCACGCGCGACCGGATGAAGGATGTTTTGCCGCAAGCCAATGTCCGTGGTTACCAATCTCTCATTCCCGAACTGGATTTGCCCGATCCGGATGACCGGCACGTCCTGGCGGCCGCCATAACCGGAAAAGCAACACTGATCGTCAGTTGGAATATTAAGGACTTCCCTGTCGAAAATCTCCGATCGCATGGCGTGGCTTGCATCACGCCGGAT
The sequence above is drawn from the Ensifer canadensis genome and encodes:
- a CDS encoding DUF932 domain-containing protein, which translates into the protein MSIYTQTARFDTGRAMTETEMRQIAPSIFAVSAHESRSERFKPIPTIEVLRGLMKEGFVPVGAKQSNSRIEGKADFTKHLIRMRRIDDGKVYNVGDTVCEILLKNANDGTSAYELMAGLFRVRCLNSLVTQTGTIDAIKVRHSGDVQHKVIEGTYRVLGEAERTLAAPQDWSTLRLNREESNILADAAHVLRFGDSEGETKTPIKAEQLLLPRRHDDRTDDLWTVWNVVQENAIKGGLRGVGRDDLGRPRRLKSRAVNGIDQDIKLNKALWLLGERMAALKA
- a CDS encoding DNA-binding protein, which codes for MASHVVKFVGLSDRDRRQVATLPKLAAGDRIELHVRRRDGVDQTLALPLAAAVAIETLINRLSRGENVALLTEDQELSPSDASEILGISRPLVVLRMDRGDLPFRYVGKHRRALLRDVLTLKSKLDTRQKALEALVDDTEDLIGTHGL
- a CDS encoding IS5 family transposase (programmed frameshift), with amino-acid sequence MTRRRYELTDHEWSIISPLLPNKPRGVARVDDRRVLNGILWRFRTGSPWAEVPERYGPPTTCYNRFVRWRKAGVWDRLLEAVSKAYDGDIVMIDSTCVRVHQHAANGKKGDGDDGGMGRSRGGLTSKIHALVDAEGRPVNLRLTGGQIADCAEADALTDELGEGDILLADKGYDTNAIRAKAAERKAWANIPPKSNRKGSFVFSRWVYRQRNLVERFFNRIKQFRGIATRYDKRPENYLAAVKLVATRIWCQSL
- a CDS encoding PIN domain-containing protein, translating into MHAEWIRNLAANAPHVTVDRLEVTRDRMKDVLPQANVRGYQSLIPELDLPDPDDRHVLAAAITGKATLIVSWNIKDFPVENLRSHGVACITPDAFLVELYGQFPEALIDSVARARGNLRKSLPSSEDFVGAVERQGLAAFAAILRQNTTRID